The following nucleotide sequence is from Synechococcus sp. CBW1004.
CCGACGAACAGCATCCGGTCGGGATCCGTCTCCTCCTGCTTCAGCGACGGTGCGGGCTCACGGATCACGTTCGGAAGCTGGCTGAACGCCACGGCCGGGTACTGCTCCTGCAGGCGTTGCTGATCCTCAGGATTGGCCAGCAGAACGTGCTGGAAACGGCTCATGATCACCAGCCGCGCCAGCGTCATCTGGTGCAGCTCGCGCCGCAGACGCCGAGCCTGCTCCGGACGGCCGGCCAGCTCCTGCAGCTGCGCGAAGGGTTCCGTGCGCTCGCATTCATCATCATCGAGGTCCAGAACCGTCGCCTGAGGCCGTGCCTGTCCGGCATCCATGCAGGCGATCGCCGATGGGGCCACCACCTGTCGGAAGGCGTAGACCACGTCGAGCGTTCCACCACCGGGGACGCCGTCCAGGAAATCCGCCAACAGCGGGCGGATCTCTCGCAGCCGTGCGGAACCGACCTGGAACAGGGCGGCTGACCGGGACCGAGCCCACTCCGGGTCAAACAGTCCTGGGCGGTCCCCCCAGAGCCGGGCATGGACCACGATCACCGGCTGTCGCTGCGCCAGGGCTTCAAGGGCGACGCTGGCGCGCATGGCGCAGCCCGAGCCGGTGGGATTGGGGAGGATCGGCGTGATCAACAGGCTGTGTGTCATGCGAGCGGCCGGCGAAGGACGTTGAGCAGGCGGGCGCGCCACAGGACCATCCGCCGGTGCAGGGCGTGTTCGATCCGGGAGCGTCGAAGCGCGCCAGGTTCGGCACCGTGCCCGCGCTGGGCCTGGAGGCGGGCGAAGGCGACAGGGGCATAGCGGGCGGCGAGCCGGGCTGCAGCGGCCCATTCCGCGTCGCTCAGGGGAAGCAGCGCCGCATCCACCTGCCAGGGGATGGGCCCCTGGCAGCGCGCTTCCTCGGCGAGACGCGCGAGCATCAGGTGTGGGGAAGGCAGCAGCGGTTCCGGCCGGCTCCAGAGCTCCTGCTCGTACTCCCTGGCCCGCCAGGGGACAACCCGTGTGGGGCGCCACAGCAGGCGCAGGGACTGGCCCGGTCTGCTCCAGTGCCACTGATCCACCCAGTTCAGTGCCTTCGCAGGCGGTCCCGGCGTTGCAGGCCGCCAGTGCAATTGCCGCAGCCGCTGGTCGGCGGCGTCGAGCTGCTGGCGAGGCAGCAGCAGTTGCAGCTCTCCGATCGGCCGGATCCTGCCGGCTTCTGACAGGCGGCTGTGGAGCGCGGCCTCCCCCGCGATCATCACAGGCCCGACTCCTGCGGCCTGGAGCTCTCCCACGATGCCCCGCAACTGATGGAGCTGCAGCTGGGCTTCACTCCAGGCCCGGCGCACCAGCCCAAGCAGGCGGCCAGCGGCCGGGTCGTCGCCCAACCACGCTTCCAGCTGCGTCTGTGGCAGGAGCGGCAGCAGCTGGATCTCACTCCACGGGAGGGCATCCAGCACCACCCCCGCCCGCCAGGCGCGCCAGGCATTCTCCGCCTCGAGGGGGCCCTGGGCGCACAGCACGGTCGCAAGGCTCAGGGGCATCGGACGTTCTCCGCCCGTCGCCGTCGCTTCTGCAGCAGCCAGTGCATCGCTTCGACGTAGTCGGCGCGTCCACGCCTGTCGCGGGTGGTGTTGTGGCTATGAATCCGCCGCCGCACCAGCACATCGGGATGCAGGCCGGAACGGAAGCCGATCTCCTTGGCCCAGCCGAACCAGGCGATGAACTCGCCGGCGCGCAGACAGGGCAGCGGTCCCGACTGCTCGTAGACCTGGCGCCGCCCCAGAAAGCCGCAGGGAGAGAGCAGCGGATAGGGATCGGGGCGACAGGGATAGGCGCCC
It contains:
- a CDS encoding glycosyltransferase translates to MTHSLLITPILPNPTGSGCAMRASVALEALAQRQPVIVVHARLWGDRPGLFDPEWARSRSAALFQVGSARLREIRPLLADFLDGVPGGGTLDVVYAFRQVVAPSAIACMDAGQARPQATVLDLDDDECERTEPFAQLQELAGRPEQARRLRRELHQMTLARLVIMSRFQHVLLANPEDQQRLQEQYPAVAFSQLPNVIREPAPSLKQEETDPDRMLFVGTLDYAPNEDAVTHFVADILPLIRAARPCMHLWIVGAGESDDVAAVANDAGVHLVGAVPDLGPEYARAALAVVPLRAGSGTRIKILEAFAHGVPVVATPRGAAGLAVSDGEQLLLAESPADFAAACLRLRRDPTLRDRLVRAAGAWVREHHSTATAARILEGLLGSPGS
- a CDS encoding nucleotidyltransferase family protein, translating into MPLSLATVLCAQGPLEAENAWRAWRAGVVLDALPWSEIQLLPLLPQTQLEAWLGDDPAAGRLLGLVRRAWSEAQLQLHQLRGIVGELQAAGVGPVMIAGEAALHSRLSEAGRIRPIGELQLLLPRQQLDAADQRLRQLHWRPATPGPPAKALNWVDQWHWSRPGQSLRLLWRPTRVVPWRAREYEQELWSRPEPLLPSPHLMLARLAEEARCQGPIPWQVDAALLPLSDAEWAAAARLAARYAPVAFARLQAQRGHGAEPGALRRSRIEHALHRRMVLWRARLLNVLRRPLA